In the genome of Geotrypetes seraphini chromosome 16, aGeoSer1.1, whole genome shotgun sequence, one region contains:
- the LOC117350399 gene encoding olfactory receptor 6X1-like has product MATANRTVVMEFILLGFPSLCNLDGFLFLSVLLVYTCTIAGNVTIITIITTDPSLHKPMYFFLCNLSFLEIWYTTAIMPKMLVNFLAERKTICLPCCITQAFFHFFLGATEFFLLAVMSFDRYLAICNPLYYTTIMSSGVCIQLAFGSWVGGFLTVFVQTVLVCGLAFCGSNVINHYYCDVIPLLKLACTDTSLLEMIVFLFATVVLLSSFIFTMVSYIYIISTILRIPSLKGQRKAFSTCGAHLTVVSILYGTVIFMYVKREASSSLNLNKVVSVLNTLVTPLLNPFIYTLRNKDVKESFRKAVRRNSFLFKALREPDQRRKEDGK; this is encoded by the coding sequence ATGGCCACAGCAAACAGGACAGTTGTAATGGAGTTTATACTTCTAGGATTTCCGAGTCTTTGCAATCTCGATGGTTTCCTCTTCCTGAGTGTGCTGCTGGTCTACACATGCACCATTGCAGGGAATGTCACCATCATCACCATAATTACAACTGATCCCAGTCTCCACAAACCCATGTATTTCTTCCTTTGCAACCTGTCCTTTCTGGAgatttggtacaccactgctatCATGCCCAAGATGCTGGTCAACTTTCTGGCTGAGAGGAAAACGATCTGTTTGCCTTGTTGCATaacgcaagcatttttccatttcttcctggGGGCTACTGAGTTTTTCCTCTTGGCAGTCATGTCTTTCGATCGCTATTTAGCCATATGCAACCCATTGTATTATACCACCATCATGAGCTCTGGTGTTTGCATACAATTGGCCTTTGGCTCCTGGGTTGGTGGGTTCTTGACTGTCTTTGTTCAGACAGTATTGGTATGTGGTTTGGCCTTTTGTGGCTCCAATGTCATCAACCATTACTACTGTGATGTTATCCCTCTACTGAAACTGGCATGCACAGACACATCTTTGCTAGAAATGATAGTGTTCCTATTTGCTACCGTTGTCCTCCTAAGCTCTTTTATCTTCACCATGGTATCGTATATTTACATTATTTCTACCATATTGAGAATCCCTTCCCTCAAAGGCCAACGtaaggctttctccacctgcggGGCTCATCTCACTGTGGTCTCAATATTGTATGGAACAGTCATTTTCATGTATGTGAAGCGGGAAGCATCTTCTTCACTAAACCTAAACAAAGTGGTGTCTGTGCTCAACACATTGGTGACTCCACTACTGAACCCTTTCATTTACACCTTGAGGAACAAGGACGTGAAAGAATCTTTCAGAAAAGCAGTGAGAAGAAACTCATTCCTTTTTAAGGCTTTGAGAGAAccagaccagagaaggaaagaagatggaaagtGA